A single genomic interval of candidate division WOR-3 bacterium harbors:
- a CDS encoding tetratricopeptide repeat protein, producing the protein MEIVLFVLTMLVITAAGVILLLVRKQTRLRHKLLLLEQELSLIERTAFRNYYTRLNQFGRRLGIVYIDGLTHTNKAEVARLFEAGMKMAERRVWDKALNRWEEAKKEAAGTELVALHLLCGGCQFFNRKLELAEQEFIQALNIARKLGSISATAAACFLAARIAREKNDLSKAQTLLKETIRLSRLIKYADWEARALINLAEILAQKNQIEAALEHHRTALRLLESIGDHRAAVAQYTAIGDLLFTRGELDRARAAYEDGLHMSRQFRNRLGEAEHLTAIGTIHRAQQDYKRAIDALDRALQIYRDLNYLRGQARTLYELGLTHEHTDSIDIAREFFEQGLSFARKVNDRKLISRNLIGLAVNCIMHQNYQRARALIDEAIMLDREPNREKELAGDLILSGRLWVLQNEPSQGIVQLEEARELSRRSADIRHEIKALLELCRAYRISGDRKKARAALEQLIELTHRSGDKATLADAIAEQGLIKFLEGNWQEALKDFSDALSRHQSLMNRSATIDDLYHIGLVLHKQNQPAQAKERLEEALNLNRQLHDNRREANIRRALADVFYSLNDGSGAKQYLLQALELFRLLNDPQGEADCLVKLGEFLAISQPNEAQSNLEQALRIYQRIKDEKGIQTTTAMLKNISIQSTI; encoded by the coding sequence ATGGAAATTGTTTTATTTGTTTTAACCATGCTGGTCATTACCGCCGCTGGCGTAATTCTACTGTTAGTGAGGAAACAAACCCGCCTGCGCCACAAACTCCTCCTCCTTGAACAAGAGTTGTCTTTGATTGAACGAACCGCCTTCCGTAATTACTACACCCGCCTTAATCAATTTGGTCGCCGCCTCGGCATCGTTTATATTGACGGTCTGACTCACACAAATAAAGCAGAAGTCGCCCGTCTTTTCGAAGCCGGTATGAAAATGGCAGAGCGCAGGGTATGGGATAAAGCCCTAAATCGCTGGGAAGAAGCAAAAAAGGAAGCAGCAGGAACCGAACTTGTTGCCCTTCATCTACTCTGTGGTGGTTGCCAGTTTTTTAACCGGAAACTCGAACTTGCCGAACAGGAGTTTATCCAGGCACTCAACATCGCCCGCAAACTCGGCTCAATTAGCGCAACCGCTGCGGCCTGTTTTCTCGCTGCCCGAATCGCCCGGGAAAAAAATGACCTGTCAAAAGCTCAGACATTGTTAAAAGAGACAATTCGCCTCAGCCGTTTGATAAAATATGCTGATTGGGAAGCGCGCGCCCTTATCAACCTTGCGGAAATCTTAGCACAAAAAAACCAAATTGAAGCAGCACTTGAACACCACCGCACCGCCCTTCGCTTACTGGAAAGTATCGGTGACCACCGGGCTGCGGTGGCGCAGTATACCGCAATCGGTGACCTACTTTTCACCCGGGGTGAACTGGACCGGGCGCGGGCTGCCTACGAAGATGGCTTGCATATGTCACGCCAGTTTCGCAACCGACTGGGTGAAGCCGAGCATCTCACCGCCATCGGCACAATCCATCGTGCACAACAGGACTACAAACGTGCCATCGATGCCCTTGACCGGGCGTTGCAAATTTACCGTGACCTCAATTACCTGCGCGGCCAGGCACGGACCCTCTACGAACTGGGTTTGACTCATGAGCATACCGATTCCATTGACATCGCCCGGGAATTTTTTGAACAGGGGCTCAGTTTTGCCCGAAAAGTCAACGACCGTAAACTCATCAGTCGCAATCTCATCGGGCTTGCCGTCAACTGTATTATGCACCAAAATTATCAACGCGCTCGAGCGCTTATCGATGAAGCGATAATGCTCGACCGCGAACCGAACCGGGAAAAAGAACTGGCGGGCGACCTTATCCTCTCCGGTCGTCTCTGGGTTCTGCAAAATGAACCGTCCCAAGGAATCGTTCAACTTGAAGAAGCCCGGGAATTAAGCCGGCGCAGCGCCGACATCCGGCACGAGATAAAGGCACTTCTTGAACTCTGCCGTGCTTACCGAATCTCAGGAGACAGGAAAAAAGCCCGTGCCGCGCTCGAACAACTCATTGAGTTAACCCACCGCTCCGGAGACAAGGCGACCCTTGCTGATGCTATTGCCGAGCAGGGTTTAATTAAATTCCTGGAAGGAAACTGGCAGGAGGCGTTAAAAGATTTTAGCGACGCCTTAAGTAGACACCAGAGTCTAATGAACCGTTCGGCAACAATTGATGACCTTTACCACATCGGCCTGGTACTACATAAACAAAATCAACCGGCACAGGCTAAGGAACGCCTGGAAGAGGCGTTAAATTTGAATCGCCAGTTGCACGACAATCGGCGCGAAGCAAACATCCGCCGTGCTTTAGCCGATGTCTTTTATTCCCTCAACGATGGGTCCGGTGCAAAACAGTACCTCCTTCAAGCGTTAGAACTTTTTCGCCTTCTCAACGACCCGCAGGGCGAAGCCGACTGTCTTGTAAAACTGGGAGAGTTTCTTGCCATATCCCAACCCAATGAAGCACAATCCAATCTTGAACAAGCACTGAGAATCTATCAGAGAATAAAAGACGAAAAAGGAATTCAAACCACAACCGCTATGCTCAAAAATATCTCAATCCAGTCAACGATTTAA
- a CDS encoding T9SS type A sorting domain-containing protein: protein MVRRVFVVLMAIVAIGISRAEWLTVNGAPDVPAVKILEQSSRSTTFEITVPGLELERVAVDGQEFVRLNLPGEVMAVLDEGKPQVPKVSVLLGIPQGAKVSTRVLSKETERFKVDRIYPLQPPLLDNQEPGPLVIDQAFYTQNISYPGKDVELINTGVWRDLGVANLQVYPVQVNPAKGEIEVTKRIRVRVDYSGGNYPEFVADWMVPLYSRYVDNFNLLPVKPLTDYTPGVRYLVFCHQKFDTCAYLNDSLLSWVHQRGYQVRKITKASFTAQEIKDSIRAEYNRNNPALLRWVLLVGEYGDIPMGSYSGVGRSDFWYSDISPWPSGDNYPEIGIARLSVKNPVDLSQQITKILKYQKNPPSTNNWLDKLSMPAHSQDYPGKYSGCVRGIYFMPKPYWNPSVVETIMGYYTGNTTVTNAINEGRGIVAYRGHGDYMEWQAWGRDGSWYNSHVNALSNGDLTPVVYNIACNCGDIYQDTCLSEKWMNKYPGGAAASLAATQASYTYPNHGICSTLVRATCDTWTITVPGVRNYGPTVFHLADIKCYGVDAYVAKYWPSSPYPDNIYMYVMLGDPSMPVWAGGMPQSPSVTLPDSIPLGPYNLNVTVRVGSRPVEGALVCAYKEPDIYVSERTNASGVAVLALNASTPGDVRITVSEGHAEHSVSGVQHTPILPFTTTRPVGGGGTPQPYVVYVSNMVVDSPPGGNSNGRFDPGETGKIYVTLRNAGNTEAQGVTARLKSSNNLFVITDSTSSYGNIPQDSLRNNRSDPFVAQANGSIPPGTVVVCTLKVHSDNYQHDWTYTFSLQVGQPPMPGQFMVDLDTGSVLLSVCAIGSIGYDEPATDLGQGFKVPKTAASCLYFGALLAGNSPTYLVDHFYGQPASSGTNHDWRTPDSFRMVTPPAPADEHWLNTLTDAGHSTPKGLQASQHLYMNSESGYDDWAVLTYEFTNNGSQPINGFYAGIIADFDVGSSPTTNIVTSDTVRRAVLMRQSSSENPSAGLVLLEPERYANIGALDHAIYVYPDSCMTDNQKYRVLNGTIVQRNSNRAYDWSVFVSAGPQDLPVGGTWRIAFGVVGATTVNGFWEAADSCRRWYQANLLGVKEESGEVQASAAKPLVISPNPFRNGAFINYFSPEKGNLELLVFDAAGRVMEQHSFAVEPGAGRFFYKPGRLANGVYFLKVRAPGSSAVAKFLVVE, encoded by the coding sequence ATGGTGAGGCGTGTGTTTGTAGTGCTGATGGCGATTGTTGCCATCGGTATCAGCCGGGCAGAGTGGCTCACGGTTAATGGTGCGCCCGATGTTCCGGCGGTCAAAATTCTCGAGCAGAGTTCAAGGAGCACAACCTTTGAAATCACCGTGCCCGGACTGGAACTGGAACGGGTTGCGGTTGACGGTCAGGAGTTTGTGCGGCTGAACCTGCCGGGTGAGGTGATGGCGGTGTTAGATGAGGGTAAGCCCCAGGTACCAAAAGTTTCGGTTCTACTGGGGATTCCGCAGGGTGCAAAGGTTAGCACCCGGGTTCTGAGCAAGGAGACCGAAAGGTTTAAGGTTGACCGGATTTACCCGTTGCAACCACCCTTGCTTGATAATCAGGAGCCCGGACCGCTGGTAATTGACCAGGCTTTCTACACCCAGAACATCTCTTATCCGGGTAAGGATGTGGAATTAATCAATACCGGTGTGTGGCGCGATTTAGGGGTGGCAAATTTGCAGGTTTATCCGGTTCAGGTCAATCCGGCAAAAGGTGAAATTGAGGTGACAAAACGGATTCGGGTCCGGGTTGACTATTCGGGCGGAAATTACCCTGAATTTGTTGCTGACTGGATGGTGCCGCTTTATAGCCGCTATGTGGACAACTTCAATCTCCTGCCGGTTAAGCCGTTAACGGACTATACGCCCGGTGTACGCTATCTTGTTTTCTGCCACCAGAAGTTTGATACCTGCGCCTATCTTAACGATTCGCTTCTTTCTTGGGTTCATCAGCGCGGTTATCAGGTCCGAAAAATCACCAAGGCGAGTTTTACCGCCCAGGAGATTAAGGACTCAATCCGGGCTGAGTACAACCGCAACAACCCGGCGCTTTTACGCTGGGTGTTGCTCGTTGGTGAATACGGCGACATTCCGATGGGCTCTTATTCCGGTGTGGGCCGGTCTGACTTCTGGTATTCGGATATCTCGCCCTGGCCCAGCGGCGACAACTATCCGGAAATCGGCATTGCCCGGCTTTCGGTGAAGAATCCGGTTGACCTGTCCCAGCAGATTACGAAGATTCTTAAGTACCAGAAAAATCCACCTTCCACCAACAACTGGCTTGACAAACTTTCAATGCCAGCGCATTCCCAAGATTATCCCGGAAAGTATTCGGGCTGTGTGCGCGGGATTTACTTTATGCCCAAGCCTTACTGGAACCCATCGGTGGTTGAGACGATTATGGGTTATTACACCGGCAATACCACGGTGACCAACGCGATAAATGAAGGCAGGGGTATTGTTGCCTATCGCGGACACGGTGACTATATGGAGTGGCAGGCATGGGGTAGGGACGGCTCCTGGTACAACTCGCATGTGAACGCATTGAGCAACGGTGACCTGACACCGGTGGTTTACAATATCGCGTGTAACTGTGGCGACATCTATCAGGACACCTGCCTTTCGGAAAAGTGGATGAACAAATATCCGGGCGGTGCCGCAGCAAGTTTAGCCGCAACTCAGGCTTCCTATACCTATCCAAATCACGGCATCTGCTCAACCTTAGTGCGGGCAACCTGTGACACCTGGACAATCACGGTGCCTGGTGTGCGTAACTACGGTCCGACCGTGTTCCACCTTGCCGATATCAAGTGCTATGGGGTTGATGCCTATGTGGCGAAGTACTGGCCCAGTTCACCTTATCCTGACAACATCTATATGTATGTAATGCTCGGTGACCCGTCAATGCCGGTCTGGGCAGGTGGAATGCCCCAATCACCAAGCGTGACTTTGCCCGATTCAATTCCGCTTGGACCTTACAATCTGAATGTCACGGTGCGGGTTGGGAGCAGACCGGTTGAAGGCGCGCTGGTTTGTGCCTACAAAGAGCCAGACATCTATGTCTCGGAACGGACCAATGCCAGCGGAGTTGCGGTTCTGGCACTTAATGCCAGCACACCGGGTGATGTGCGGATTACGGTGAGTGAAGGTCATGCTGAGCACTCGGTTTCTGGTGTGCAGCATACGCCGATTCTGCCCTTTACAACAACCAGGCCCGTAGGTGGCGGCGGAACACCACAGCCTTATGTTGTTTATGTTTCCAATATGGTTGTTGACTCACCACCTGGCGGCAATAGCAACGGCAGGTTTGATCCGGGTGAAACGGGCAAAATCTATGTAACGCTGCGCAATGCGGGCAATACCGAGGCTCAGGGTGTCACGGCACGCTTGAAATCGAGCAATAACCTTTTTGTAATTACCGATTCCACATCATCTTATGGGAATATCCCGCAGGATTCTTTAAGAAATAACCGCTCTGACCCGTTTGTTGCTCAGGCTAACGGCTCAATTCCGCCGGGAACGGTTGTGGTCTGTACCCTCAAGGTACATTCGGACAATTACCAGCACGACTGGACCTACACATTTAGTTTACAGGTGGGACAGCCGCCAATGCCCGGGCAGTTTATGGTTGACCTTGACACCGGCTCGGTGCTCCTTTCGGTGTGTGCAATCGGTTCCATCGGTTATGACGAACCGGCAACCGACTTAGGTCAGGGTTTCAAAGTACCGAAAACCGCGGCTTCCTGTCTCTACTTTGGTGCATTGCTCGCGGGCAACTCGCCAACCTATCTGGTGGACCATTTCTATGGCCAGCCGGCAAGTTCCGGGACAAATCACGACTGGCGCACTCCAGACAGTTTCCGGATGGTGACACCACCGGCACCTGCGGATGAGCACTGGCTCAATACCCTGACCGATGCGGGCCATTCAACACCCAAAGGTCTGCAGGCGAGTCAGCATCTCTATATGAATAGTGAAAGTGGTTATGACGACTGGGCGGTTTTGACCTATGAGTTCACGAACAACGGTTCCCAGCCGATTAACGGTTTCTATGCCGGGATAATTGCCGACTTTGATGTTGGTTCGTCGCCGACCACAAACATCGTAACCTCGGACACGGTGCGCCGCGCGGTATTGATGCGCCAGTCATCAAGCGAAAACCCGAGTGCGGGTCTGGTTCTGCTTGAGCCCGAACGGTATGCCAACATCGGCGCGCTGGACCACGCTATCTATGTTTATCCGGACTCCTGTATGACCGATAACCAGAAGTATCGGGTTCTCAATGGTACGATTGTTCAGCGCAACTCCAACCGGGCTTATGACTGGTCGGTGTTTGTTTCTGCCGGGCCTCAGGACCTGCCGGTTGGTGGCACCTGGCGGATTGCATTCGGCGTTGTTGGTGCGACTACGGTTAACGGGTTCTGGGAGGCGGCGGACAGTTGCCGGCGCTGGTACCAGGCGAACCTGCTTGGCGTGAAAGAGGAGTCGGGTGAGGTTCAGGCGAGTGCGGCAAAGCCGCTCGTTATCAGTCCGAACCCGTTCCGCAATGGTGCCTTCATCAACTACTTCAGCCCAGAAAAAGGCAATCTGGAACTTTTGGTGTTTGATGCAGCGGGCAGAGTTATGGAACAGCACAGTTTTGCGGTTGAACCCGGAGCGGGCAGATTCTTCTACAAACCGGGCAGGCTTGCCAATGGCGTTTACTTCCTGAAGGTACGGGCACCAGGCTCAAGTGCGGTCGCCAAATTCTTAGTGGTCGAGTAG